A stretch of the Aphis gossypii isolate Hap1 chromosome 2, ASM2018417v2, whole genome shotgun sequence genome encodes the following:
- the LOC114132687 gene encoding DNA ligase 1-like isoform X35, with product MSERAVFLILTISLSVAYGLDLFRVDGFYRNLEKRDNLIMSPDRIATNLIRQKNLMKRDMIEDITKKSTKPMNFEDQGFKSKSVSPLVKRDMMEDITKKTTKPMDFEYQGFNPKSESLLVKRDMIGDINKKTTKPMDFEDQGFNPKSVSPLVKRCNYGKINDCYESNTNVETREVEKKEEHNYSCYSSASETDESVKKDSGKECKCFDSKTNEENCEEKKKEKKKSSSCSSFSETDKKDKKDSEKKCKCSDSKSKGENRDDEKCKCSDSKTNVKTRDVEKKEKKKSSSSSSSNETDKKDKKDSNKKCKCSDSKTKGENRDDKDKKCKCFDSKTNEESSEEKKKEKKKSSSNSSSSKTDKKDKKDSDKKCKCSDSKTKGENRDDEDKKCKCSDSKTKGEDRDDKDKKCKCFDSKTNEESSEEKKKEKKKSSSNSSSSKTDKKDKKDSDKKCKCSDSKTKAENRDDEKCKCSDSKTNVKTREVEKKEKKKSSSSSSSNETDKKNKKDSNKKCKCSDSKTKGENRDDKDKKCKCFDSKTNEESSEEKKKEKKKSSSNSSSSENDKKDKKDSNKKCKCSDSKTKGENRDNEGKQCTCFDSKTNEESREEKKKEKKKSSSGSSCTETDKKDKKDLDKKYNCSDSKTKGETCDVKKTEKNKSSSSSSFSETDKMNKKDSGKKQKCSDSKTNDKTRDGECNSSNSINENGEMKSGSRSYSNLQTDLENSEIMNHQQINYSESEIGEQDNETMLNEIDESSSSLSHCGSGKNELNKSSNQYSAYESEVNNEIRQTTNKENNKSSSSVTCYGSGNEGIKKSNNQRYDYSESDIKEQDNETMFNRDVNSSSKSTRYGCGTNEINQSGLKRISSESEVDEELSGSMGMMKQESISSTSSSGYNQRNIMNSNSARGESRNTVVNDQSTSSALYNQGGENAMGNAEIKQLKYSSSSTSVSGGKKQMNQVTQKLESNQFEHNLNYNEYGNQEEEEEEINHSGCSNQ from the exons ATGAGTGAACGTGcggtttttttgattttaactatCAGTTTAagc GTGGCTTATGGATTAGATTTGTTTAGAGTTGAtggtttttatagaaatttagaGAAAAGGGATAATCTAATAATGTCACCTGATCGTATAGCGACAAACCTTATTAGACAGAAAAATTTGATGAAACGAGATATGATAGAAGATATTACCAAAAAATCTACAAAACCCATGAATTTTGAAGATCAAGGTTTCAAATCAAAATCCGTATCACCATTAGTTAAACGAGATATGATGGAAGATATTACCAAAAAAACTACGAAACCCATGGATTTTGAATATCAAGGTTTCAATCCAAAATCCGAATCATTATTAGTTAAACGAGATATGATAGGagatattaacaaaaaaactacGAAACCCATGGATTTTGAAGATCAAGGTTTCAATCCAAAATCTGTATCACCATTAGTTAAACGATGTAATTAT GGTAAGATAAATGATTGTTATGAATCAAATACAAATGTAGAAACCCGAGAAGTTgag AAAAAAGAAGAACATAATTATTCATGTTACTCATCAGCCAGTGAAACTGATGAAAGTGTTAAGAAAGATTcg GGTAAGGAATGTAAATGCTttgattcaaaaacaaatgaagAAAATTGTGAAGAAaag aaaaaagaaaaaaagaaatcttCATCTTGCTCATCATTCAGTGAAACTGATAAAAAGGATAAGAAAGATTCG gaGAAGAAATGTAAATGCTCTGATTCAAAATCAAAAGGAGAAAACCGTGATGAtgag AAATGTAAATGCTCTGATTCAAAAACGAATGTTAAAACTCGTGATGTTgag aaaaaagaaaaaaagaaatcttCATCTAGCTCTTCATCAAACGAAACTGATAAAAAGGATAAGAAAGATTCG aataagaaatgtaaatgctctgattcaaaaacaaaaggaGAAAACCGTGATGataag gataagaaatgtaaatgttttgattCGAAAACAAATGAAGAAAGCAGTGAAgaaaag aaaaaagaaaaaaagaaatcttCATCTAATTCATCATCCagtaaaactgataaaaagGATAAGAAAGATTCG gataagaaatgtaaatgcTCCGATTCAAAAACTAAAGGAGAAAACCGTGATGAtgag GACAAGAAATGTAAATGCTctgattcaaaaacaaaaggaGAAGACCGTGATGataag gataagaaatgtaaatgttttgattCGAAAACAAATGAAGAAAGCAGTGAAgaaaag aaaaaagaaaaaaagaaatcttCATCTAATTCATCATCCagtaaaactgataaaaagGATAAGAAAGATTCG gataagaaatgtaaatgctccgattcaaaaacaaaagcaGAAAACCGTGATGAtgag AAATGTAAATGCTctgattcaaaaacaaatgttaaaaCTCGTGAAGTTGAg aaaaaagaaaaaaagaaatcttCATCTAGCTCTTCATCAAATGAAACTGATAAAAAGAATAAGAAAGATTCG aataagaaatgtaaatgctctgattcaaaaacaaaaggaGAAAACCGTGATGataag gataagaaatgtaaatgttttgattCGAAAACAAATGAAGAAAGCAGTGAAgaaaag aaaaaagaaaaaaagaaatcttCATCGAACTCATCATCTagtgaaaatgataaaaaggATAAGAAAGATTCG aataagaaatgtaaatgcTCCGATTCAAAAACTAAAGGAGAAAACCGTGATAAtgag ggCAAGCAATGTACATGCTTTGATTCGAAAACAAATGAAGAAAGCCGTGAAgaaaag aaaaaagaaaaaaagaaatcttCATCTGGCTCATCTTGCACTGAAACTGATAAAAAGGATAAGAAAGATTTG gataagaaatataattgctctgattcaaaaacaaaaggaGAAACCTGCGATGTTAAG aaaacagaaaaaaataaatcttcatCTAGCTCATCATTTAGTGAAACTGATAAAATGAATAAGAAAGATTCG ggTAAGAAACAAAAATGCTCTGATTCAAAAACAAACGATAAAACCCGGGATGGTGAg TGCAATAGTTCTAATTCAATTAATGAAAATGGTGAAAtgaag agtGGTAGCCGAAGTTACTCCAATTTGCAAACTGACTTAGAAAACAGTGAAAttatg aaccatcaacaaattaattattctgagTCAGAGATCGGTGAACAAGACAATGAAACGATG ttAAATGAAATAGACGAATCTTCATCTTCATTATCACATTGTGGAAGtggtaaaaatgaattaaacaaaTCG agTAACCAATATAGTGCGTATGAATCGGAAGTAAACAATGAAATTAGGCAAACGAcg aataaagaaaataacaaaTCGTCATCTTCAGTAACGTGTTATGGAAGTGGTAACGAGGGAATAAAAAAATcg aacAATCAACGTTATGATTATTCTGAGTCAGATATTAAAGAACAAGATAATGAAACGAtg tTTAATAGAGACGTGAATTCTTCATCTAAATCAACTCGTTATGGATGTGGTACAAATGAAATTAACCAATcg ggGTTAAAACGTATTAGTTCTGAATCAGAAGTAGATGAAGAATTGTCAGGATCAATGGGAATG ATGAAACAAGAAAGTATATCATCGACTTCATCATCA GGTTATAATCAACGTAACATCATGAACTCAAATTCTGCACGTGGAGAATCAAGAAACACTGTG gtaaatgatCAATCTACGTCGTCTGCATTGTACAACCAAGGAGGTGAAAATGCAATGGGAAATGcg
- the LOC114132687 gene encoding uncharacterized protein DDB_G0290685-like isoform X31, which yields MSERAVFLILTISLSVAYGLDLFRVDGFYRNLEKRDNLIMSPDRIATNLIRQKNLMKRDMIEDITKKSTKPMNFEDQGFKSKSVSPLVKRDMMEDITKKTTKPMDFEYQGFNPKSESLLVKRDMIGDINKKTTKPMDFEDQGFNPKSVSPLVKRCNYGKINDCYESNTNVETREVEKKEEHNYSCYSSASETDESVKKDSGKECKCFDSKTNEENCEEKKKEKKKSSSCSSFSETDKKDKKDSEKKCKCSDSKSKGENRDDEDKKCKCSDSKTKGEDRDDKDKKCKCFDSKTNEESSEEKKKEKKKSSSNSSSSKTDKKDKKDSDKKCKCSDSKTKGENRDDEDKKCKCSDSKTKGEDRDDKDKKCKCFDSKTNEESSEEKKKEKKKSSSNSSSSKTDKKDKKDSDKKCKCSDSKTKGENRDDEDKKCKCFDSKTNGENSEEKKKEKKKSSSNSSSSETDKKDKKDSDKKCKCSDSKTKAENRDDEKCKCSDSKTNVKTREVEKKEKKKSSSSSSSNETDKKNKKDSNKKCKCSDSKTKGENRDDKDKKCKCFDSKTNEESSEEKKKEKKKSSSNSSSSENDKKDKKDSNKKCKCSDSKTKGENRDNEGKQCTCFDSKTNEESREEKKKEKKKSSSGSSCTETDKKDKKDLDKKYNCSDSKTKGETCDVKKTEKNKSSSSSSFSETDKMNKKDSGKKQKCSDSKTNDKTRDGECNSSNSINENGEMKSGSRSYSNLQTDLENSEIMNHQQINYSESEIGEQDNETMLNEIDESSSSLSHCGSGKNELNKSSNQYSAYESEVNNEIRQTTNKENNKSSSSVTCYGSGNEGIKKSNNQRYDYSESDIKEQDNETMFNRDVNSSSKSTRYGCGTNEINQSGLKRISSESEVDEELSGSMGMMKQESISSTSSSGYNQRNIMNSNSARGESRNTVVNDQSTSSALYNQGGENAMGNAEIKQLKYSSSSTSVSGGKKQMNQVTQKLESNQFEHNLNYNEYGNQEEEEEEINHSGCSNQ from the exons ATGAGTGAACGTGcggtttttttgattttaactatCAGTTTAagc GTGGCTTATGGATTAGATTTGTTTAGAGTTGAtggtttttatagaaatttagaGAAAAGGGATAATCTAATAATGTCACCTGATCGTATAGCGACAAACCTTATTAGACAGAAAAATTTGATGAAACGAGATATGATAGAAGATATTACCAAAAAATCTACAAAACCCATGAATTTTGAAGATCAAGGTTTCAAATCAAAATCCGTATCACCATTAGTTAAACGAGATATGATGGAAGATATTACCAAAAAAACTACGAAACCCATGGATTTTGAATATCAAGGTTTCAATCCAAAATCCGAATCATTATTAGTTAAACGAGATATGATAGGagatattaacaaaaaaactacGAAACCCATGGATTTTGAAGATCAAGGTTTCAATCCAAAATCTGTATCACCATTAGTTAAACGATGTAATTAT GGTAAGATAAATGATTGTTATGAATCAAATACAAATGTAGAAACCCGAGAAGTTgag AAAAAAGAAGAACATAATTATTCATGTTACTCATCAGCCAGTGAAACTGATGAAAGTGTTAAGAAAGATTcg GGTAAGGAATGTAAATGCTttgattcaaaaacaaatgaagAAAATTGTGAAGAAaag aaaaaagaaaaaaagaaatcttCATCTTGCTCATCATTCAGTGAAACTGATAAAAAGGATAAGAAAGATTCG gaGAAGAAATGTAAATGCTCTGATTCAAAATCAAAAGGAGAAAACCGTGATGAtgag GACAAGAAATGTAAATGCTctgattcaaaaacaaaaggaGAAGACCGTGATGataag gataagaaatgtaaatgttttgattCGAAAACAAATGAAGAAAGCAGTGAAgaaaag aaaaaagaaaaaaagaaatcttCATCTAATTCATCATCCagtaaaactgataaaaagGATAAGAAAGATTCG gataagaaatgtaaatgcTCCGATTCAAAAACTAAAGGAGAAAACCGTGATGAtgag GACAAGAAATGTAAATGCTctgattcaaaaacaaaaggaGAAGACCGTGATGataag gataagaaatgtaaatgttttgattCGAAAACAAATGAAGAAAGCAGTGAAgaaaag aaaaaagaaaaaaagaaatcttCATCTAATTCATCATCCagtaaaactgataaaaagGATAAGAAAGATTCG gataagaaatgtaaatgcTCCGATTCAAAAACTAAAGGAGAAAACCGTGATGAtgag GACAAGAAatgtaaatgttttgattCGAAAACAAATGGAGAAAACAGCGAAgaaaag aaaaaagaaaaaaagaaatcttCATCTAACTCATCATCTAGTGAGACTGATAAAAAGGATAAGAAAGATTCG gataagaaatgtaaatgctccgattcaaaaacaaaagcaGAAAACCGTGATGAtgag AAATGTAAATGCTctgattcaaaaacaaatgttaaaaCTCGTGAAGTTGAg aaaaaagaaaaaaagaaatcttCATCTAGCTCTTCATCAAATGAAACTGATAAAAAGAATAAGAAAGATTCG aataagaaatgtaaatgctctgattcaaaaacaaaaggaGAAAACCGTGATGataag gataagaaatgtaaatgttttgattCGAAAACAAATGAAGAAAGCAGTGAAgaaaag aaaaaagaaaaaaagaaatcttCATCGAACTCATCATCTagtgaaaatgataaaaaggATAAGAAAGATTCG aataagaaatgtaaatgcTCCGATTCAAAAACTAAAGGAGAAAACCGTGATAAtgag ggCAAGCAATGTACATGCTTTGATTCGAAAACAAATGAAGAAAGCCGTGAAgaaaag aaaaaagaaaaaaagaaatcttCATCTGGCTCATCTTGCACTGAAACTGATAAAAAGGATAAGAAAGATTTG gataagaaatataattgctctgattcaaaaacaaaaggaGAAACCTGCGATGTTAAG aaaacagaaaaaaataaatcttcatCTAGCTCATCATTTAGTGAAACTGATAAAATGAATAAGAAAGATTCG ggTAAGAAACAAAAATGCTCTGATTCAAAAACAAACGATAAAACCCGGGATGGTGAg TGCAATAGTTCTAATTCAATTAATGAAAATGGTGAAAtgaag agtGGTAGCCGAAGTTACTCCAATTTGCAAACTGACTTAGAAAACAGTGAAAttatg aaccatcaacaaattaattattctgagTCAGAGATCGGTGAACAAGACAATGAAACGATG ttAAATGAAATAGACGAATCTTCATCTTCATTATCACATTGTGGAAGtggtaaaaatgaattaaacaaaTCG agTAACCAATATAGTGCGTATGAATCGGAAGTAAACAATGAAATTAGGCAAACGAcg aataaagaaaataacaaaTCGTCATCTTCAGTAACGTGTTATGGAAGTGGTAACGAGGGAATAAAAAAATcg aacAATCAACGTTATGATTATTCTGAGTCAGATATTAAAGAACAAGATAATGAAACGAtg tTTAATAGAGACGTGAATTCTTCATCTAAATCAACTCGTTATGGATGTGGTACAAATGAAATTAACCAATcg ggGTTAAAACGTATTAGTTCTGAATCAGAAGTAGATGAAGAATTGTCAGGATCAATGGGAATG ATGAAACAAGAAAGTATATCATCGACTTCATCATCA GGTTATAATCAACGTAACATCATGAACTCAAATTCTGCACGTGGAGAATCAAGAAACACTGTG gtaaatgatCAATCTACGTCGTCTGCATTGTACAACCAAGGAGGTGAAAATGCAATGGGAAATGcg
- the LOC114132687 gene encoding dentin sialophosphoprotein-like isoform X7 — protein MSERAVFLILTISLSVAYGLDLFRVDGFYRNLEKRDNLIMSPDRIATNLIRQKNLMKRDMIEDITKKSTKPMNFEDQGFKSKSVSPLVKRDMMEDITKKTTKPMDFEYQGFNPKSESLLVKRDMIGDINKKTTKPMDFEDQGFNPKSVSPLVKRCNYGKINDCYESNTNVETREVEKKEEHNYSCYSSASETDESVKKDSGKECKCFDSKTNEENCEEKKKEKKKSSSCSSFSETDKKDKKDSEKKCKCSDSKSKGENRDDEKCKCSDSKTNVKTRDVEKKEKKKSSSSSSSNETDKKDKKDSNKKCKCSDSKTKGENRDDKDKKCKCFDSKTNEESSEEKKKEKKKSSSNSSSSKTDKKDKKDSDKKCKCSDSKTKGENRDDEDKKCKCSDSKTKGEDRDDKDKKCKCFDSKTNEESSEEKKKEKKKSSSNSSSSKTDKKDKKDSDKKCKCSDSKTKGENRDDEDKKCKCSDSKTKGEDRDDKDKKCKCFDSKTNEESSEEKKKEKKKSSSNSSSSKTDKKDKKDSDKKCKCSDSKTKGENRDDEDKKCKCFDSKTNGENSEEKKKEKKKSSSNSSSSETDKKDKKDSDKKCKCSDSKTKAENRDDEKCKCSDSKTKGENRDDKDKKCKCFDSKTNEESSEEKKKEKKKSSSNSSSSENDKKDKKDSNKKCKCSDSKTKGENRDNEGKQCTCFDSKTNEESREEKKKEKKKSSSGSSCTETDKKDKKDLDKKYNCSDSKTKGETCDVKKTEKNKSSSSSSFSETDKMNKKDSGKKQKCSDSKTNDKTRDGECNSSNSINENGEMKSGSRSYSNLQTDLENSEIMNHQQINYSESEIGEQDNETMLNEIDESSSSLSHCGSGKNELNKSSNQYSAYESEVNNEIRQTTNKENNKSSSSVTCYGSGNEGIKKSNNQRYDYSESDIKEQDNETMFNRDVNSSSKSTRYGCGTNEINQSGLKRISSESEVDEELSGSMGMMKQESISSTSSSGYNQRNIMNSNSARGESRNTVVNDQSTSSALYNQGGENAMGNAEIKQLKYSSSSTSVSGGKKQMNQVTQKLESNQFEHNLNYNEYGNQEEEEEEINHSGCSNQ, from the exons ATGAGTGAACGTGcggtttttttgattttaactatCAGTTTAagc GTGGCTTATGGATTAGATTTGTTTAGAGTTGAtggtttttatagaaatttagaGAAAAGGGATAATCTAATAATGTCACCTGATCGTATAGCGACAAACCTTATTAGACAGAAAAATTTGATGAAACGAGATATGATAGAAGATATTACCAAAAAATCTACAAAACCCATGAATTTTGAAGATCAAGGTTTCAAATCAAAATCCGTATCACCATTAGTTAAACGAGATATGATGGAAGATATTACCAAAAAAACTACGAAACCCATGGATTTTGAATATCAAGGTTTCAATCCAAAATCCGAATCATTATTAGTTAAACGAGATATGATAGGagatattaacaaaaaaactacGAAACCCATGGATTTTGAAGATCAAGGTTTCAATCCAAAATCTGTATCACCATTAGTTAAACGATGTAATTAT GGTAAGATAAATGATTGTTATGAATCAAATACAAATGTAGAAACCCGAGAAGTTgag AAAAAAGAAGAACATAATTATTCATGTTACTCATCAGCCAGTGAAACTGATGAAAGTGTTAAGAAAGATTcg GGTAAGGAATGTAAATGCTttgattcaaaaacaaatgaagAAAATTGTGAAGAAaag aaaaaagaaaaaaagaaatcttCATCTTGCTCATCATTCAGTGAAACTGATAAAAAGGATAAGAAAGATTCG gaGAAGAAATGTAAATGCTCTGATTCAAAATCAAAAGGAGAAAACCGTGATGAtgag AAATGTAAATGCTCTGATTCAAAAACGAATGTTAAAACTCGTGATGTTgag aaaaaagaaaaaaagaaatcttCATCTAGCTCTTCATCAAACGAAACTGATAAAAAGGATAAGAAAGATTCG aataagaaatgtaaatgctctgattcaaaaacaaaaggaGAAAACCGTGATGataag gataagaaatgtaaatgttttgattCGAAAACAAATGAAGAAAGCAGTGAAgaaaag aaaaaagaaaaaaagaaatcttCATCTAATTCATCATCCagtaaaactgataaaaagGATAAGAAAGATTCG gataagaaatgtaaatgcTCCGATTCAAAAACTAAAGGAGAAAACCGTGATGAtgag GACAAGAAATGTAAATGCTctgattcaaaaacaaaaggaGAAGACCGTGATGataag gataagaaatgtaaatgttttgattCGAAAACAAATGAAGAAAGCAGTGAAgaaaag aaaaaagaaaaaaagaaatcttCATCTAATTCATCATCCagtaaaactgataaaaagGATAAGAAAGATTCG gataagaaatgtaaatgcTCCGATTCAAAAACTAAAGGAGAAAACCGTGATGAtgag GACAAGAAATGTAAATGCTctgattcaaaaacaaaaggaGAAGACCGTGATGataag gataagaaatgtaaatgttttgattCGAAAACAAATGAAGAAAGCAGTGAAgaaaag aaaaaagaaaaaaagaaatcttCATCTAATTCATCATCCagtaaaactgataaaaagGATAAGAAAGATTCG gataagaaatgtaaatgcTCCGATTCAAAAACTAAAGGAGAAAACCGTGATGAtgag GACAAGAAatgtaaatgttttgattCGAAAACAAATGGAGAAAACAGCGAAgaaaag aaaaaagaaaaaaagaaatcttCATCTAACTCATCATCTAGTGAGACTGATAAAAAGGATAAGAAAGATTCG gataagaaatgtaaatgctccgattcaaaaacaaaagcaGAAAACCGTGATGAtgag aaatgtaaatgctctgattcaaaaacaaaaggaGAAAACCGTGATGataag gataagaaatgtaaatgttttgattCGAAAACAAATGAAGAAAGCAGTGAAgaaaag aaaaaagaaaaaaagaaatcttCATCGAACTCATCATCTagtgaaaatgataaaaaggATAAGAAAGATTCG aataagaaatgtaaatgcTCCGATTCAAAAACTAAAGGAGAAAACCGTGATAAtgag ggCAAGCAATGTACATGCTTTGATTCGAAAACAAATGAAGAAAGCCGTGAAgaaaag aaaaaagaaaaaaagaaatcttCATCTGGCTCATCTTGCACTGAAACTGATAAAAAGGATAAGAAAGATTTG gataagaaatataattgctctgattcaaaaacaaaaggaGAAACCTGCGATGTTAAG aaaacagaaaaaaataaatcttcatCTAGCTCATCATTTAGTGAAACTGATAAAATGAATAAGAAAGATTCG ggTAAGAAACAAAAATGCTCTGATTCAAAAACAAACGATAAAACCCGGGATGGTGAg TGCAATAGTTCTAATTCAATTAATGAAAATGGTGAAAtgaag agtGGTAGCCGAAGTTACTCCAATTTGCAAACTGACTTAGAAAACAGTGAAAttatg aaccatcaacaaattaattattctgagTCAGAGATCGGTGAACAAGACAATGAAACGATG ttAAATGAAATAGACGAATCTTCATCTTCATTATCACATTGTGGAAGtggtaaaaatgaattaaacaaaTCG agTAACCAATATAGTGCGTATGAATCGGAAGTAAACAATGAAATTAGGCAAACGAcg aataaagaaaataacaaaTCGTCATCTTCAGTAACGTGTTATGGAAGTGGTAACGAGGGAATAAAAAAATcg aacAATCAACGTTATGATTATTCTGAGTCAGATATTAAAGAACAAGATAATGAAACGAtg tTTAATAGAGACGTGAATTCTTCATCTAAATCAACTCGTTATGGATGTGGTACAAATGAAATTAACCAATcg ggGTTAAAACGTATTAGTTCTGAATCAGAAGTAGATGAAGAATTGTCAGGATCAATGGGAATG ATGAAACAAGAAAGTATATCATCGACTTCATCATCA GGTTATAATCAACGTAACATCATGAACTCAAATTCTGCACGTGGAGAATCAAGAAACACTGTG gtaaatgatCAATCTACGTCGTCTGCATTGTACAACCAAGGAGGTGAAAATGCAATGGGAAATGcg